The Azospirillum baldaniorum genome segment GTTCGCCTGCCGCCGCGGGTCCCCGGGGGACAGATTTTGGGGTGCCGGTGGCGCAGTCGCGTCACCGAAACGAGGTGCAAGGGACGTTTGGACATGGACAGCCAGAACATCCGCATCCGCTTGAAGGCGTTCGATCATCGCGTGCTCGACCAGTCGACCAGCGAGATCGTCAACACCGCCAAGCGGACCGGTGCTCGGGTGCGGGGCCCGATCCCGCTGCCGACGCAGATCGAGAAGTTTACGGTGAACCGCTCGCCGCACGTCGACAAGAAGTCGCGCGAGCAGTTCGAAATCCGCACCCACAAGCGTCTGCTCGACATCGTCGATCCGACGCCGCAGACGGTGGACGCGCTGATGAAGCTCGACCTCGCTGCCGGTGTGGACGTCGAGATCAAGCTCTAATTCGTTGCTGTTGAGGGACCTCTCCCTCTGAGGATGTCCCTGGTCAGGAGATAAAGAACAATGCGATCCGGTTTGATCGCGCAGAAAGTCGGCATGACCCGCGTCTTCACGGACGACGGGCAGCACGTGCCGGTGACTGTGCTGAAAGTCGACAGCTGCCAGGTCGTCGCCGTCCGCACCGAGGACAAGGATGGCTACACCGCCGTCCAGCTCGGCGCAGGCGCCATCAAGGTGAAGAACGTCACGAAGCCGCAGCGCGGGCATTTCGCCAAGGCGCGCGTCGAGCCCAAGCGCAAGCTGGTCGAGTTCCGCGTCGATGCCGACGCGCTGATCGAGGTCGGCGCCGAGCTCTCGGCTGCGCATTTCCTCCCGGGCCAGTTCGTCGACGTCACCGGCACTTCCATCGGTAAGGGCTTCGCCGGTCCGATGAAGCGCTGGAACTTCGGTGGTCTGCGCGCGACGCACGGCGTGTCGGTGTCGCACCGCTCGCACGGTTCGACGGGTAACCGCCAGGACCCCGGCAAGGTCTTCAAGAACAAGAAGATGGCCGGTCATCTCGGCGACGAGAAGGTCACGGTTCTGAACCTGAAGGTCGTGTCGGTCGATGAGGACCGCGGTCTGATCTTCCTCAAGGGTGCCGTTCCGGGCGCCGAGGGAGCTTGGCTCCGCATCCGCGACGCGGTGAAGAAGAAGGCTCCGGAAGGTCTGCCGTTCCCCGCCGGGATCAAGGCTGCGCCGGCCGCTGAAGCCGCCGCCGAGCCGCAGGAGTGATGGCCATGAAGGCGACCATTAAGAACCTGAACAACGAGACCGTCGGCGAGATCGAGCTGGCTGACGAGATCTTCGGCCTTCCGTCCCGCACGGACATCCTCGCCCGTATGGTCAACTGGCAGCTGGCCAAGCGCCGCGCCGGTACGCACAAGACCAAGACGATCAGCGAGATCTCCGGCACCGGCAAGAAGCCGTACCGCCAGAAGGGCACCGGCCGCGCCCGTCAGGGCTCCATGCGCTCCGCCCAGTTCCGTGGCGGTGCGACCATCTTCGGCCCGGTCGTCCGTTCGCACGAGCACGACCTGACCAAGAAGGTCCGCAAGCTGGCCCTGAAGACCGCGCTGTCCACCAAGGCCGCGGAAGGCAAGCTCCTGGTCCTCGACGCCGCTTCGGCCGAGAGCCACAAGACCAAGGAACTGGCTGTCCGTCTCGCTTCGCTCGGCCTGACCTCGGCTCTGATCATCGATGGCGCCAACCTGAACGAGAACTTCGCTCGGGCCTCGCGCAACATCCCGCTGATCGACGTGCTGCCGGAGCAGGGCGCCAACGTCTACGACATTCTTCGCCGCGATACGCTGGTCCTGACCCGCAACGCGGTCGAGCAGCTGGAGGCTCGCCTGAAATGAGCAAGCAGTCGAAACCTGCGGTGAGCCAGGAGCGGATGTACGACCTCATCCTGGCTCCGGTGATCACCGAGAAGTCGACGATGGCGTCGGAGCACAATCAGGTGACGTTCCGCGTGCCGCTGTCGGCGACCAAGCCGGAGATCAAGTCGGCGGTCGAGGGGCTGTTCAACGTGAAGGTGACGGCGGTCAACACCCTGGTTACCAAGGGCAAGACCAAGCGCTTCCGCGGCACCATCGGCCGTCGCTCGGACTTCAAGAAGGCCGTCGTGACCCTCGCCGAGGGGAACAAGATCGACGTGACCACGGGCATCTGAGCGGGAGTGTGATCCGATGGCTCTGAAGCAATATCGCCCAATTACGCCGTCGCTCCGCCAGCTGGTCATCGTCGACCGCTCGGAGCTGTGGAAGGGCAAGCCGGTCAAGACCCTCACCGAGGGCCTGACCAAGTCCGGCGGCCGCAACAACACCGGCCGCATCACCGCGCGCCGGATGGGTGGCGGTCACAAGCGCGTCTACCGTCTGGTGGACTTCAAGCGCCGTAAGTTCAACGTTCCGGCGACCGTCGAGCGCCTGGAGTACGATCCGAACCGTACGGCCTTCATCGCCCTCATCAAGTATGAGGACGGCACCATGTCCTACATTCTGGCGCCGCAGCGCCTGAAGGTGGGCGACACGGTGATCGCCGGCGAGAAGGTGGATGTGAAGCCCGGCAACGCCATGCCGCTGAAGAACATCCCGGTCGGTTCGGTGCTGCACAACGTCGAGCTGAAGCCCGGCAAGGGTGGTCAGCTGGCCCGTTCGGCCGGCACCTACCTGCAGCTGGTCGGTCGCGACGGTGGCTACGCCCAGCTGAAGCTGCCCTCGGGCGAGCTTCGCGTGGTCCGCGGCGACTGCATGGCCACCCTGGGTGCCGTGTCGAACCCGGACAACATGAACACCAACAAGGGCAAGGCCGGTCGCAGCCGTTGGCTGGGCATCCGTCCGTCCGTCCGTGGTGTCGCCATGAACCCGATCGATCACCCGCACGGTGGTGGTGAAGGCCGCACTTCGGGTGGCCGTCATCCGGTCACGCCGTGGGGCAAGCCGACCAAGGGCAAGAAGACTCGTCACAACAAGAAGACGGATGGCCTGATCCTGCGCCGCCGTCATTCGAAGTAAGGAGGGCGGACGATGGCACGCTCCGTTTGGAAGGGCCCGTTCGTCGACGGCTACCTGCTCAAGAAGGCGGACAAGTCGCGGGCCTCGGGCCGCAACGAGATCATCAAGATCTGGTCGCGTCGCTCGACGATCCTGCCGCAGTTCGTGGGTCTCACGTTCGGCGTGTACAATGGCCACAAGTTCCTGCCGGTTCTGGTGACCGAGAACATGATCGGCCACAAGTTCGGTGAGTTCGCTCCGACGCGCACCTTCTACGGGCACGCGGCGGACAAGAAGGCGAAGAGGAAGTAAGCCATGGGCAAGCCCTCCAACCCCAGCCGTATCGCGGAGAACGAGGCCATCGCCTCCAATCCGATGATCCGCACCAGCCCGCGCAAGCTGAACCTCGTCGCCCAGCTCATCCGGAACAAGGATGCCAGCAGCGCCGTGGCCGAGCTGACCTTCTCCAAGCGCCGCATCGCCGGCGAGGTGAAGAAGGTCCTCCAGGCCGCGATCGCCAACGCCGAGAACAACCATCAGCTCGATGTGGACCGCCTGTACGTCTCCTCGGCGACGGTCGGCCGCGCCCTGGTGATGAAGCGCTTCCACGCCCGTGCCCGTGGGCGCGGCGCGCGGGTCGAGAAGCTGTTCTCCAACCTGACGATCATCGTGCGTGAGCGCGACGCCGCCGCTGCCGAAGGGGCCGAGTAAGATGGGTCAGAAAGTCAATCCGATCGGGCTGCGCCTCGGCATCAACCGGACCTGGGACAGCCGTTGGTTCGCCAAGCGCGACTACGCCAACCTGCTGCACCAGGACCTGAAGCTGCGCGGTTACCTGCAGGGTCGCCTGCAGCAGGCCGGCTGCTCGCGCGTTATCATCGAGCGTCCGGCCAAGAAGGCCCGCGTCACCATCCACTCGGCCCGTCCGGGCGTGGTGATCGGCAAGAAGGGCGCGGACATCGAGAAGCTGCGCACCGAGCTGTCGAAGATGGCCGGCGGCGAAGTGAGCCTGAACATCATCGAGATCCGCAAGCCGGAGATCGATGCCAAGCTCATCGCCGAGAACATCTCCAACCAGCTCGAGCGCCGTGTCGCCTTCCGCCGCGCCATGAAGCGTGCGGTCCAGTCGGCCATGCGTCTGGGCGCCCAGGGCATCCGGATCAACTGCTCCGGTCGTCTCGGCGGCGCCGAGATCGCCCGCCTGGAGTGGTACCGCGAGGGCCGCGTTCCGCTGCACACCCTGCGTGCGGACATCGACTACGGCACCGCGACCGCGAAGACCACCTACGGCACCTGCGGTGTCAAGGTGTGGGTCTTCAAGGGCGAGATCATGGCGCACGACCCGATGGCGCAGGACAAGCGCATGGGCACCGAGCCGGTGTCGACCGATGGCGAGCCGCGGCGCGAGCGTCGCGAGCGTGGTGACCGTGAGGAGCGTGGGGGCCGTGGTCGCGGCGACCGTGACCGCTCCGAGCGGGCTGACCGCTAGTAAGGGGCACGAGCGATGCTTTCTCCGAAGCGTACCAAGTACCGCAAGGCCCACAAGGGCCGCATCCACGGCAACGCGAAGGGCGGCACCCAGCTGAACTTCGGCTCCTTCGGCCTCAAGGCCCTGGAGCCGGAGCGCATCACGGCCCGCCAGATCGAGGCGGCCCGCCGCGCGATCACCCGCGCCATGAAGCGTCAGGGCCGCGTGTGGATCCGCGTGTTCCCGGACCTGCCGGTCTCCACCAAGCCCGCCGAAGTCCGCATGGGTTCCGGTAAGGGCACGCCCGAGTACTGGGCGGCCCGCGTTCATCCCGGCCGCATCCTGTTTGAGCTGGACGGCGTGCCCGCGGATGTGGCAAAGCAGGCGTTCGCCCTGGCGGCCGCCAAGCTGCCGATCAAGACCAAGCTGGTGACCCGCCTCGGCGGCGGTGAGGAGGTGGCGGCATGAAGTCCGTCGACGTTCGTGCGAAGAGCACCGAGGAGCTGAACGATCAGCTCCTCCAGCTCAAAAAGGAACAGTTCAACCTGCGTTTCCAGCGGGCCTCCGGCCAGCTGGAGAACACCGCGCGGGTGCGAGTGGTGCGTCGCGACATCGCGCGCATCAAGACGATCCTCGGCGAGCGTTCGCGCTCGGCCGAAGCCGGCAAGTAAGGAGGGCTACCTATGCCTCGCCGCGTTCTGCAGGGCACGGTGGTCAGCGACAAGGGCGACAAGACGGTTATCGTCCTGGTCGAGCGCCGCGTCATGCACCCCGTGTACAAGAAGTTCATTCGTCAGTCGAAGAAGTACGCCGCCCACGACGAGGGCAACCAGTTCAAGGTCGGCGATACCGTTTCGATCATCGAATGCCGCCCGATCTCCAAGCGCAAGCGCTGGACGGTCGTGCTTGAGTCCGCCGCCGTTAGCGGCGCCGCGTAAACGGAAGGGTACAAACCATGATCCAGATGCAAACCAACCTGGAAGTCGCCGACAATAGCGGGGCGCGCCGGGTGCAGTGCATCAAGGTGCTTGGCGGGTCCAAGCGGAAGGTGGCCACCGTCGGCGACGTCATCGTCGTCTCCGTCAAGGAGGCCATTCCGAAGGGTCGCGTCAAGAAGGGCGACGTGCATCGCGCCGTCATCGTCCGCACCGCGAAGGAACTGCGCCGGGAGGACGGGTCCGCGATCCGTTTCGACCGCAATGCCGCCGTGCTGATCAACAAGCAGGGCGAGCCGATCGGCACGCGTATCTTCGGGCCGGTCACTCGTGAGCTTCGCGGCAAGAAGTTCATGAAGATCATCTCGCTGGCGCCGGAGGTGCTGTGATGGCCGCGAAGATCAAGACCAAGGACAAGGTCGTCATCCTTGCCGGCAAGGACAAGGGGAAGACCGGTGAGGTCCTCAAGGTCATCCCGGCGGAAAACCGTGTCGTCGTGCAGGGCGTGAACGTGGTGAAGAAGCACCAGCGTCCGAGCGCCACCTCGCAGGGCGGCATCGTTGAGTTCGAGGCGCCCATCAACGTCTCGAACGTTGCTCATGTCGACCCCAAGGACGGCAAGCCGACCCGCGTCGGTTTCAAGGTCCTTGAGGATGGCCGCAAGGTGCGTGTCGCCAAGCGGTCCGGCGAAGTCATCGACGTGTGAGGACCGGACCAATGGCTGCACGTTTGAAGGAAGTGTACGACTCCAAGATCCGCGCTGCGCTCAAGGCTGAGTTCGGCTACGCGAACGACATGGAAGTTCCGCGGATCGAGAAGATCGTCATCAACATGGGTGTCGGCGAGGCTGTCGGCGACTCCAAGAAGATCCAGAATGCGGTGAGCGAACTGACGGCGATCAGCGGCCAGAAGCCGATCGTCACGAAGTCCCGCAAGTCGATCGCGCAGTTCAAGCTGCGTGAGGGCATGGCGATCGGGTGCAAGGTCACGCTCCGTCGTGAGCGGATGTACGAGTTCCTGGATCGCCTGGTCACGATCGCGTTGCCGCGTGTCCGCGACTTCCGCGGCATCCCCGGCAACAGCTTCGACGGCCGTGGCAACTATGCCATGGGCGTGAAGGAGCAGATCATTTTCCCGGAGATCGACTACGACAAGATCGATCAGATCCGCGGCATGGACATCATTTTCGTCACCTCGGCGAAGACCGACAAGGAGGCCAAGGCTCTCCTGAAGGCCTTCGACATGCCGTTTGTGGCCTGATTGGCTGGAGCACGACCCCATGGCTAAGACCAGTGCCATCGAGAAGAACAAGCGTCGCACCAAGCTGGTGAAGCAGTTCGCCAACAAGCGTGCCCGCCTGAAGGCCATCGCCTCCGATCGCTCCCTCCCGCCGGAAGAGCAGTTCGCCGCCCGCCTCAAGCTGGCCGAAATGCCGCGCAACTCGTCGAAGGTGCGCATCCGCAACCGCTGCGAAATGACCGGCCGTCCGCGGGCGTTCTATCGCAAGTTTAAGCTGTCCCGCGTCACCCTCCGTGAACTGGCCTCGACTGGCCAGATCCCGGGGATGGTGAAGTCGAGCTGGTAAGGAGGGTCGGAGAATGTCTTTGAGCGATCCGCTCGGCGATATGCTGACCCGCATTCGCAACGGTCAGCACGCCCGTATGTCTGTTGTGCAGAGCCCGGCGTCGAAGCTGCGCAGCAACGTGCTTGAGGTTCTCAAGCGCGAGGGTTACATCCGCGGCTACTCCGAGGAGGAGCTGCGCCCCGGCATCAAGAACCTGAAGATCGAGCTGAAGTATCACGAAGGCGAGCCTGTGATTAAGCAGATCGCCCGTGTGTCGAAGCCCGGCCGCCGCGTCTATTCGAAGATCACCGATCTGCCCCGCGTCTTCAACGGCCTCGGCATCGCGATCCTCTCCACGCCGCGCGGCGTGATGTCGGACAATGAGGCCCGCGCCGCCAACGTCGGCGGTGAAGTCCTCTGCCGCGTGTTCTAAGGGGGACCCTTCGATGTCGCGCATTGGAAAGCATCCCGTGCCGGTTCCGGCTGGTGTTGACGTCTCCGTCAACGGCCAGCAGGTGTCGGCCAAGGGCAAGCTGGGTTCGCTCAGCCTGACCCTCATCGACGACATCACGGCCAAGCTGGAAGACGGCAAGGTCGTGGTGGCCCCGGCGAACGACAGCAAGCGCGCCCGCGTCATGTGGGCAACCTCGCGCACCCTGATCAACAACATGGTCACGGGCGTCAACCAGGGCTTCACCATCAACCTCGAGATCAACGGCGTCGGTTACCGTGCCGCCGTGCAGGGCAAGGAGCTGGTCATGCAGCTCGGCTACTCGCACGACGTCAAGTACCCGATCCCGGAGGGCATCACCATCAAGTGTGACAAGCCCACCGCGATCTCGGTGTCGGGCTTCGACAAGCAGAAGGTCGGTCAAGTCGCCGCGGAGATCCGCGGTTGGAAGAAGCCGGAGCCCTATAAGGGCAAGGGCATCAAGTACGAGACCGAGACGCTGATCCGCAAGGAAGGCAAGAAGAAGTAAGGTCCGCCATGCTCAAGCCAAAGCAACTCCACGAGCGCCGCAAGCAGCGCGTGCGCGCGCAGATTGCCAAGAAGGCCGGCGGGCGGGCTCGCCTCTCGGTTTTCCGGTCCAATCTGCACATCTACGCCCAGATCATCGACGACGAGAACGGCCGCACGGTCGCCTCGGCCTCGTCCGTGGAAAAGGAGCTGCGCGAGCAGCTCAAGCACGGTGGGAACGTCGAAGCCGCCCAGAAGATCGGTGCGCTCATCGCCGAGCGCGCCAAGGCGGCGGGCGTCACCGAGGTCGTGTTCGACCGTGGTGGCTACATTTACCACGGCCGGGTCAAGGCCCTGGCTGACGCCGCCCGCGAGGGCGGGCTGTCGTTCTAAGGAGGCTCCGAAATGGCACGTGAAAGAGGCGAGCGGAGCGACCGTGATCGGCAGCCGCGCGATCGCGACCGGGAAGAGAGCGAGCTGATTGAAAAGCTCGTTGGGATCAACCGCGTCGCCAAGGTTGTGAAGGGTGGCCGTCGCTTCGGCTTCGCCGCCCTGGTGGTGGTCGGTGACGGCAAGGGCCGCGTCGGCGTCGGATCGGGCAAGGCCCGTGAAGTGCCGGAGGCGATCCGCAAGGCCACCGACCAGGCGAAGCGCGGCATGATCCGCGTTCCGCTGCGCGAAGGCCGCACGCTGCACCACGACTCCAACGGTCACTTCGGTGCCGGCAAGGTCGTGCTGCGCACCGCCCCGGCCGGTACCGGCATCATCGCCGGCGGTCCGATGCGCGCGATCTTCGAGGCGCTGGGTGTGCAGGACGTGGTGACGAAGTCCATCGGCACCTCGAACCCGCACAACATGATCAAGGCGACCTTCGACGCCCTGTCGCAGGTTTCCAGCCCGCGCAGCGTCGCCGCCCGCCGCGGCCGTCGCGTGAGCGACATCCTCGGCAAGCGTGAAACCGGCGCCGCCGGTGCGCAGGAGGCTTGATCATGGCCGAGAAGAAGACCGTCATCGTCACCCAGACCGGCAGCCCGATCGGTCGTAAGCACGACCAGCGCGAGACGCTGGTCGGTCTGGGTCTCAACAAGCTGCACCGGACCCGCGAGCTGGAGGACACTCCGGCCGTGCGGGGCATGATCGCCAAGGTCGCGCACCTGGTCCGCGTCGAGAACGAGGGCTGAACCCATGACGAAGCTGAACGATCTCCGGGACAACCCCGGTGCCCGTAAGGAGCGCATGCGCGTCGGCCGCGGTATCGGTTCGGGCAAGGGCAAGACCGGCGGCCGTGGCGTCAAGGGTCAGACCTCGCGCACCGGCGTGGCCATCAACGGCTTTGAAGGCGGCCAGATGCCCCTTCACCGCCGCCTTCCGAAGCGCGGTTTCCGCAACATCTTCGCGAAGGAATACTCGGTCGTGAACCTGGGCCTGGTCCAGAAGTTCATCGACGCCGGCAAGCTCGACGCCAGCCAGACCATCGATGCGGTGGCTCTGGAAGCGGCGGGCGTCACCGGCAAGGTGAAGAAGGACGGCATTCGTCTGCTGGGCAAGGGCGCCCTGACGACGAAGGCCAGCTTCACCGTGGCCGGCGCCTCCAAGTCGGCTGTGGAAGCGGTCGAGAAGGCGGGTGGCAGCGTCACGCTGACCGCGTCCGCCGCCGAAGCCGCCGAGTGATCGGAAGCCCGCGCTTGCGCGCGGGCATCTTCCGGCACTAAATGAAGCGAAGTTGCGAGGGGCGGCCTGCATCCTGCAGGACCGCCCCGTTCGTGCATTAGGGACAGGGATACGACCCATGGCATCAGCGGCCGAGCAGCTTGCCGCGAACATTAATTTCGGGGCCTTCTCCAAGGCGACCGAGCTGAAGAAGCGGATCTGGTTCACCCTTGGTGCCTTGATCATTTACCGCCTGGGCACCTACATCCCGATTCCGGGCGTCAACCCGCAGATCCTGGCCGATATTTTCCGGCAGCAGGGCGGGGGCATCCTGGGCATGTTCGACATGCTGGCCGGCGGCGCGCTGCACCGCATGACGATCTTCGCGCTCAACATCATGCCGTACATTTCGGCCTCCATCATCGTGCAGCTTCTGACCGCGGTGTCGCCGCAGATGGAAGCGCTGAAGAAGGAGGGCGAGTCGGGCCGCAAGAAGCTGAACCAGTACACCCGCTACGGCACCGTCCTTCTGGCGACCGTGCAGGCCTGGGGCTTGGCGGTGGGGCTTGAGGCGATGACCGGCGCGTCCGGCGCCGCGGTTCCGGAACCGGGGCTGTTCTTCAAGATCGCCACCGTCATCACGCTGGTCGGCGGCACGATGTTCCTGATGTGGCTGGGCGAGCAGATCACCGCCCGCGGCATCGGCAACGGCATCTCCCTCATCATCTTCGCCGGCATCGTCGCCGAGCTGCCGCGCGCTCTCGTCAGCACGCTGGAGCTGGGCCGCACCGGCGCGCTGTCCACGCTGTTCATCGTCTTCCTGCTGCTGATGGCGGTGGGCGTCGTGTTCTTCATCGTGTTCATGGAGCGCGCGCAGCGCCGGCTGCTGATCCAGTATCCGAAGCGGCAGATGGGCAACCGCGTGTTCGGTGGCGAAGCGTCGCACCTGCCGCTGAAGCTGAACACTTCGGGCGTCATCCCGCCGATCTTCGCGTCGTCGCTGCTGCTGCTGCCGCTGACCGCGGTCGGCTTTGCCGGCGGCGAGGGTCCGGAGTGGCTGCAGACCGTCACGCGCTATCTCGCGCACGGCACGCCGCTCTACATGATCCTGTATTCGGCGCTGATCATCTTCTTCTGCTTCTTCTACACGGCCATCGTCTTCAACCCCGCGGACACGGCCGAGAACCTGCGTAAGTATGGCGGTTTCATTCCCGGCATCCGTCCGGGCAAGAACACCGCGGACTACATCGACTACGTGCTGACCCGGTTGACGGTGATCGGCTCGGCCTACCTTGTGGCGGTTTGTCTCCTCCCCGAAATCCTGATTTCCCAGCATTCGGTTCCGTTCTATTTTGGCGGCACCAGCCTGCTGATCGTGGTCACGGTGACGATGGACACGGTTGCGCAGATTCATTCCCATCTGCTGGCCCACCAGTATGAGGGGCTGATTAAAAAAGCGAAGCTTCGGGGGAGAAAGTAATGAATCTCATTCTGCTCGGACCGCCGGGCGCCGGGAAGGGGACCCAGGCGCGGCGTCTCGAAGACACGCGCGGGCTCGTCCAGCTTTCCACGGGCGATATGCTCCGCGCGATGGTCGCCGAGGGTGGTCCGCTTGGGCAGCAGGCGAAGGACATCATGTCCGCCGGCAAATTGATGCCGGACGAGCTGATGGTCAAAATCATCGCTGAGCGCATTTCCAAGCCGGATGTGGCCAACGGCTTCATCCTCGATGGTTTCCCGCGCACGGTCGCCCAGGCCGAAGCGCTGGACACCATGCTGTCGGACAAGGGCCTGAAGCTCGATCACGTGATCGAGATGAAGGTCGTGGACGACATCCTGGTCGAGCGCATCACTGGCCGTTACACCTGCGCCAAGTGCGGCAAGGGCTACCACGACGTCTTCGAGAAGCCGAAGGTCGAGGGCGTTTGCGATGTCTGCGGCAGCACGGAGTTCAAGCGCCGGGCCGACGACAACGCCGACACGGTGAAGACCCGCCTCGCCCAGTATCACGAGCAGACCGCGCCGATCCTGCCGTATTATCAGAGCCGTGGTGTTCTGAAGACGGTGGACGGCATGGCCGAGATCGACGACGTGACCAAGCAGATCGAGGGGATCCTGGCGGCCTGACCGGGCCGCCTGACCCAGGATCGCCATGATCGGCTGAAAAGAAAAGCCGCGAGGATCTTCGGACCCTCGCGGCTTTTTCCATGCCGTGACGACGAGGCGGGGAGGGCGGTCCTCCCCAACGGCGCCGCCCCTCGTTACGGAGCGGCGTCGGTGTCGGGGCGCGAGAGGTCTTCCGCCTTGCGGCTCAGATCGTTGTAGCGGTCGAGCACCCAGCCGAGGTGATCGGTGGCCGCAACGGCGGCGGCATCGGCGTCGCGGCGCCGGATGGCGTCGTAGATGGCGCGGTGATGGTCGATCATCAGCGCCTCGCGGCCCAGCGCGAAGGGTTCGGTGTGATGGTACTCCATCATCTGGCCGAGGATGTCGCGGATGGTCGCCAGCAGATGCAGGTAGACCGGGCTCCCGGCCGCCTGGGCGACGGCGAGGTGGAAGTCCATGTCGTCGGCGGCCTGTTTGCCGTCGCGGCCCGTCTCGCCCATCGCGGCGAGGACCCGCCCGATGTGGTCGATCTGCTCCTGGGTCGCGCGCTCGGTGGCGCGCCGGGCTGCCCAGCTTTCCAGGGCCTGCCGGATCTCCACGAGGTCGCAGAGGTTGGCGTGTTTCACGCGGACCATCTCGGTCAGGGCGCCGTCCATGGCGCCCGCGGAGGACACCACGCGCGTGCCGCCGCCCTGCACGGCGGTCAGGAAGCCCTGCGTCTTCAGCTTCTGCAGGGCCGCGCGCACCGACACCCGGCTGACGTGGAGCTGCTCCGCAAGCTGGCGCTCGCCGGGCAGGCGCTCTCCCGGAACGAGTTCGCCACGGGCGATCCGCTCGAGAATCCGCTCCGCCACCCATTCGGAAATGCGCTGGGAGGAGGCCGGTACGTGGTGGGGTTCTTCGGTGTCGGACACGGTGGCATGCCCTTTCATCAGCAATCGGTCATAGGTCGTACCCGAGTCGGGCAAATCACGTCAACTCGCATCCGGACGGCGGCGTATGGTCCGCGTCATCGGCGGCGTTTCATCGGCTCCCGCGCCGGGCCATCAGGATGCCGGCCAACACCACGGCACCGCCCACCGCCTGAAGAGCGCCGAGCGGTTCGGCGAGCAGCGCCCAGGCCAGCACCGCCGCCGCCGCCGGCTGGAGCAGCAGGCTGACGGAGGAGAAGGCGGCGGGCAGATGGGCCAGCGCATAGGCAATCAGGCTCTGGCCGCCGGCATGGCTGACCAGCGCGAGCCCCAGCAGCACCGTCCAGCCCCCAAGCGATCCGGCGATCAGGCTCTCGCCAGACAGCAGGGCGATGGGCAGCAGGGCGAGGCCGGTGACGACTCCGCTCCAGGTCATGATGGTGGCCGTGGAAAACTCCGCCCGCAGCCGGCCCACCGCCAGGATGTAGCCGCCGTAGAAAACCGCGGTCAGCAGCCCGAGGGCGTCGCCGAACAGATGGTCCGGGCTCAGCTTCAGGCTCTGCCCCATCAGCACGACGGCTCCGCACAGCGCCAGACCGAGCCCCATCAGGAAAGTCCGGCTGAACCGCTCCTTGAACACCAGCCAAGAGACCAGCGTCACGAAGATCGGTGCGAAGTTCGCGAGCAGCGTGGAGTTGGCGACGGAGGTGTAGCGGATCGACCAGTGCCAGATGGCGAGGTCTCCGGCGAAGAACAGGCCCGCCGCGGTCAGCCGCGCGTAGTCGGACCGCGACGAAGGCTTGCGCGACCGCGCGCCTCCTTTCGGTTCCACCGCCATCCAGACCCACAGGGCCGGGATGGCAAAGGCGAGCCGCCAGAAGGCGGTGGCGCTCGGCCCCAGTTCGGACAGGCGCACGAAGATCGGGGCGAAGGCGATTCCCAGCGCCCCGGTCAGAAGGGCGATCAGCGCGATCCGCTGCGCCGAGTCGGCGCGCGCGGTGGGGGCGAGGGTGCTGGCGTCCGGCATGGCGTCCGTTATAACGGACGCACCCCCTAGGCGCCACGGGCGCCCGCCGCATGGCTCATCTGCGGAAGCCCCGGATTGTGGGACATTGCCGCTCCGTCGGGATCATCCGTGCCGCCGGACCGTTGC includes the following:
- the rplN gene encoding 50S ribosomal protein L14 produces the protein MIQMQTNLEVADNSGARRVQCIKVLGGSKRKVATVGDVIVVSVKEAIPKGRVKKGDVHRAVIVRTAKELRREDGSAIRFDRNAAVLINKQGEPIGTRIFGPVTRELRGKKFMKIISLAPEVL
- the rplX gene encoding 50S ribosomal protein L24, whose translation is MMAAKIKTKDKVVILAGKDKGKTGEVLKVIPAENRVVVQGVNVVKKHQRPSATSQGGIVEFEAPINVSNVAHVDPKDGKPTRVGFKVLEDGRKVRVAKRSGEVIDV
- the rplE gene encoding 50S ribosomal protein L5; this encodes MAARLKEVYDSKIRAALKAEFGYANDMEVPRIEKIVINMGVGEAVGDSKKIQNAVSELTAISGQKPIVTKSRKSIAQFKLREGMAIGCKVTLRRERMYEFLDRLVTIALPRVRDFRGIPGNSFDGRGNYAMGVKEQIIFPEIDYDKIDQIRGMDIIFVTSAKTDKEAKALLKAFDMPFVA
- the rpsN gene encoding 30S ribosomal protein S14, whose protein sequence is MAKTSAIEKNKRRTKLVKQFANKRARLKAIASDRSLPPEEQFAARLKLAEMPRNSSKVRIRNRCEMTGRPRAFYRKFKLSRVTLRELASTGQIPGMVKSSW
- the rpsH gene encoding 30S ribosomal protein S8 — protein: MSLSDPLGDMLTRIRNGQHARMSVVQSPASKLRSNVLEVLKREGYIRGYSEEELRPGIKNLKIELKYHEGEPVIKQIARVSKPGRRVYSKITDLPRVFNGLGIAILSTPRGVMSDNEARAANVGGEVLCRVF
- the rplF gene encoding 50S ribosomal protein L6, giving the protein MSRIGKHPVPVPAGVDVSVNGQQVSAKGKLGSLSLTLIDDITAKLEDGKVVVAPANDSKRARVMWATSRTLINNMVTGVNQGFTINLEINGVGYRAAVQGKELVMQLGYSHDVKYPIPEGITIKCDKPTAISVSGFDKQKVGQVAAEIRGWKKPEPYKGKGIKYETETLIRKEGKKK
- the rplR gene encoding 50S ribosomal protein L18 codes for the protein MLKPKQLHERRKQRVRAQIAKKAGGRARLSVFRSNLHIYAQIIDDENGRTVASASSVEKELREQLKHGGNVEAAQKIGALIAERAKAAGVTEVVFDRGGYIYHGRVKALADAAREGGLSF
- the rpsE gene encoding 30S ribosomal protein S5, with amino-acid sequence MARERGERSDRDRQPRDRDREESELIEKLVGINRVAKVVKGGRRFGFAALVVVGDGKGRVGVGSGKAREVPEAIRKATDQAKRGMIRVPLREGRTLHHDSNGHFGAGKVVLRTAPAGTGIIAGGPMRAIFEALGVQDVVTKSIGTSNPHNMIKATFDALSQVSSPRSVAARRGRRVSDILGKRETGAAGAQEA
- the rpmD gene encoding 50S ribosomal protein L30, with translation MAEKKTVIVTQTGSPIGRKHDQRETLVGLGLNKLHRTRELEDTPAVRGMIAKVAHLVRVENEG
- the rplO gene encoding 50S ribosomal protein L15 — its product is MTKLNDLRDNPGARKERMRVGRGIGSGKGKTGGRGVKGQTSRTGVAINGFEGGQMPLHRRLPKRGFRNIFAKEYSVVNLGLVQKFIDAGKLDASQTIDAVALEAAGVTGKVKKDGIRLLGKGALTTKASFTVAGASKSAVEAVEKAGGSVTLTASAAEAAE